In the genome of Pirellulales bacterium, the window ACGCACAAATAGCGTGCGACGAGATGAGATAAGATGAGATGAATCCGCCAATCCACGTGCTCCGCGCACCGCCCAACACCGACGCGTTGCTCAGCAGGTGACGAGCGGTCGAGGGCCGAAAGGCTCAGCTTGAAGCCGAAAGGCTCTAAATGTATCTGCGATCGCCCTCGTGGCTGCTATCAGCGTCCTCTTAGAGTGTGAACAATTCGCAAATAATTGTCTATGAGGAAATTCACTATTTAGATTGAGATTTTTCACCACGAGGTCGGTCCTGTTGGAGTTCAGGCTTTAGCCTGCCGGCAGCAGCCTAAAGGCTGGACTCCAACTGCTCACACCCTCCCCCTGGCCGTGAGCTGCCGAGCCTTGCGGAATTCGCTCGGCGTTTGGTTGCAATTCTCTTTGAACAAGCGATACATCGTTTCGGGGTGGGAAAATCCGGCCAATCGGGAGACCTCTTCGACCACCAGATTCGTGGTCGCGAGCAGCTCCTTGGCCCGTTCGATCCTCACGTGGGTGATCTCGTCGCTGGCCGAATGGCCAAGGCACTTGGTGAACCAGCGATCGAGAGTGCTGCGGGAAACGGCGGTGTGCTCGACGAGTTCTTCGACCGTCAAGCCTTGGCAGGCGCGGTCGCGAACGAAACGCACGGCATCGACCACGTCGCGGTCGGGGATCGCCAGCACGTCGCTCGAGCGGCGCGCGACGATGCCGGTCGGTTCGATCAGCACCTCTTTCGGCGCCGGACTCTTGTTCTCGATCATGCGGTGCAACAGCGCGGCCGCCTCGTAGCCCACCTTGGCCGGATTCGGATCGATGCTGGTCAACGGCGGCGTGGCCAATTCGCACAGCGTGGGATCGTTATCGACGCCGATGATCGCCACTTCATCCGGAACGGCCAATCCGATTTCGCGGCAGGCATTCGAGACCTGATAGGCGCGCACGTCGTTGCAGGCCATCAATCCCACCGGCTTCGGCAACCCGCGCAGCCAGGTTTCCATGCGGCCCAACTGCTGCAACCATTTCTGCTCGAAGGCGACCAGGCCGACCGTGCGCCGCGCCCCGCCGTCTTCGAACACGCTCACGGGATAACCGCGCGCGCCGAGCGCCTCGCGGAATGCAAGCTTGCGTTGCTCGGAAAACCGCAAGCCGCGAAACCCGCAAAATGCGAACTGCCGCAGTCCGCGATCCAGCAAATGATGCACCGCGGCTTGGGCCACGAGCGTATCGTTCGGGGCCATATTGGGAATGCCCGCCAATGTGTTTTCGTAGAGCACGTTGACGCTCGGCACGCCCAATTGCCGCACTTGCTTCTCGAGCGTCGGCCAGATTCGTCCGATGCATCCATCCGGGGTCCAGGCGCGCAAGCCGCGCGGGATCGGGTCGTCAATCGAGCGTTCCTCGTGATAAAAGGTCCAAGGACCGTGCGTCATCGAATAGGCCGCGATGCCCGCCAACAGTCCCCGACCGAAGGCCCGCGACGATTCGATCAACAGCACGACGCGGAGTTGGGTCTTCATCGGCGCCAGCAAGCGATGGGAAAGGCCGCCGACAGCCTCGCCTGTCGCAAAGCTGCCGTGAGGAAAATCATCAGGATAAATGCACAATTTCATCATAGACGCTGTGCTTCTTTGCGTACAGAACCGAAGGGGAGAAATGTCGAATCTGAGCACGGCTTGCCGAGATCAAGCCGCTGTGCAACTGCTTCCGCCACCTCGCGGCGGGGCGTTTCATTTTTTCAATTTCGGAATCGCACACTAGCCCGACGCGCCAGCGAGGGTTCTGGCTTTCCAACGGAATTCCCTCGCTTGCGCTTCGAGATTGTGACTAAGAGCCTATCCGAATTCCGCCGGGGACTGTCCCATTTTGTGGAGTCTTCGGAACAAAATGGGACCGTCCCCCTCTCCGCAGGCGGTATTCGGATAGGCACTAAAAGTGGTCGCCCCAAACCACGTGGTGTGAAAAAGTAATAAGCCCTGCCGATCGTGGGCCAGTTCTGGCCAAGTCCCCCCTGGCGTGCTACAAAATAACATAGAGCCTATCCGAGAACCGCCGGGAACTGTCCCCTTTTGCGCAGTCCGCGGAGCAAAACGGGGACTGTCCCCTTTGCCCAGGCGGTTCTCGGACAGACTCATAGGCAATTCGCGATCCAAAACTTCGTGCGGAGAAATCTGAACCATGCGCCTAGTTCTGATCTGGAGTGCCTCGGTACTGGCGGCGGTTTGCTCGATTGGCGGCGCCGCGGTCGTCGGCTCTGAGCCGGCCCGGTTCGATTTGAGCAAATTCAGGCTGGGTTCGGGCAGCCAATTGGCGGCCAGCCCGGCACAGATTCTCGGGAGCTGCCAGTATCTGCAGGCGGGCACCCCGAAGCTCCGGGTGAACCAAGAGAAAGAGCGGGGCGCGGCGGCCGATGTCTATGGCCGCGTTGCCCCGGCCACGGTGCTCATCAAGGCCCAAATCGGCGGGAAAACGTCCTGGGGTTCGGGCTGGATCGTCGATCCCGAGGGATGGATCATTACCAATAATCACGTCGTCGCGGAGGCCGATATCGACCCCAATACGGGCGCGCGGGCGGTGGCGATTTACCGCGGGCGAATTGAAGACGACTTCATGCACCTCATCGAGCAGCCTTCCCAGGCGACGATCTATAAGACCGACAAGGATCGCGACCTCGCGCTATTGAGAATCGCTCGCCTGCCAACCGATAAAGACAAGCTGCCGGTCATCGAATTCGCCAAGCAACCGCCGAAGCCCGGTTCGGATTGCGTGGTAATCGGTCATCCGGCGGCGGGGACGCTGTGGACCGTTCGTAGCGGCGAGATCCTCGGCATGGCGAACTTTCCGAACGACTTGATGAACGCGGTCACTGCGCGGCTGGAATCGCCAGCCAAAGGCAGCGATCATGGCGGAGTTCAGAAATCGTTTTCGGCCGCGCCGCAATGGAAGGTGCTGTTAACCAATTGCAACGTGAATCACGGCGACTCGGGGGGA includes:
- a CDS encoding serine protease, giving the protein MRLVLIWSASVLAAVCSIGGAAVVGSEPARFDLSKFRLGSGSQLAASPAQILGSCQYLQAGTPKLRVNQEKERGAAADVYGRVAPATVLIKAQIGGKTSWGSGWIVDPEGWIITNNHVVAEADIDPNTGARAVAIYRGRIEDDFMHLIEQPSQATIYKTDKDRDLALLRIARLPTDKDKLPVIEFAKQPPKPGSDCVVIGHPAAGTLWTVRSGEILGMANFPNDLMNAVTARLESPAKGSDHGGVQKSFSAAPQWKVLLTNCNVNHGDSGGPLLNANGELIGVTMGMPSSQAAAGSSSVLSYHVHLDEVKSFMAVKPQEPVAETPDPWPPGLYSKLLDEDGDGTPDTLAFSTTDGGPLCGVLLDLSQATAAALSKAELADAAAKHTWKFQFALATKPALRAFYDSGYSGQIDLILTGREADMTATDGLRLENGKWSSFKPKQQQKLIDPALLNNVAERARFAKITNRLFGAGQ
- a CDS encoding DNA-binding transcriptional regulator — its product is MKLCIYPDDFPHGSFATGEAVGGLSHRLLAPMKTQLRVVLLIESSRAFGRGLLAGIAAYSMTHGPWTFYHEERSIDDPIPRGLRAWTPDGCIGRIWPTLEKQVRQLGVPSVNVLYENTLAGIPNMAPNDTLVAQAAVHHLLDRGLRQFAFCGFRGLRFSEQRKLAFREALGARGYPVSVFEDGGARRTVGLVAFEQKWLQQLGRMETWLRGLPKPVGLMACNDVRAYQVSNACREIGLAVPDEVAIIGVDNDPTLCELATPPLTSIDPNPAKVGYEAAALLHRMIENKSPAPKEVLIEPTGIVARRSSDVLAIPDRDVVDAVRFVRDRACQGLTVEELVEHTAVSRSTLDRWFTKCLGHSASDEITHVRIERAKELLATTNLVVEEVSRLAGFSHPETMYRLFKENCNQTPSEFRKARQLTARGRV